A window of Staphylococcus lloydii genomic DNA:
GTTCTTTCGAACACTAGCGATTATTTTAGTTTGAATTCAAGCTTTTTAAAACTCTAATTCACTCGGTTTTGCTTGGTAAAATCTATATTTTACTTACTTATCTAGTTTTCAATGTACAATCTTTGAATACTCTATGAGCATTCAAAACTGAATACAATATGTCTACGTTATTCCTTTCATCTTCGTAGAAGATGTTCCGAATATATCCTTAGAAAGGAGGTGATCCAGCCGCACCTTCCGATACGGCTACCTTGTTACGACTTCACCCCAATCATTTGTCCCACCTTCGACGGCTAGCTCCATAATGGTTACTCCACCGGCTTCGGGTGTTACAAACTCTCGTGGTGTGACGGGCGGTGTGTACAAGACCCGGGAACGTATTCACCGTAGCATGCTGATCTACGATTACTAGCGATTCCAGCTTCATGTAGTCGAGTTGCAGACTACAATCCGAACTGAGAACAACTTTATGGGATTTGCATGACCTCGCGGTTTAGCTGCCCTTTGTATTGTCCATTGTAGCACGTGTGTAGCCCAAATCATAAGGGGCATGATGATTTGACGTCATCCCCACCTTCCTCCGGTTTGTCACCGGCAGTCAACTTAGAGTGCCCAACTTAATGATGGCAACTAAGCTTAAGGGTTGCGCTCGTTGCGGGACTTAACCCAACATCTCACGACACGAGCTGACGACAACCATGCACCACCTGTCACTTTGTCCCCCGAAGGGGAAAACTCTGTCTCCAGAGTGGTCAAAGGATGTCAAGATTTGGTAAGGTTCTTCGCGTTGCTTCGAATTAAACCACATGCTCCACCGCTTGTGCGGGTCCCCGTCAATTCCTTTGAGTTTCAACCTTGCGGTCGTACTCCCCAGGCGGAGTGCTTAATGCGTTAGCTGCAGCACTAAGGGGCGGAAACCCCCTAACACTTAGCACTCATCGTTTACGGCGTGGACTACCAGGGTATCTAATCCTGTTTGATCCCCACGCTTTCGCACATCAGCGTCAGTTACAGACCAGAAAGTCGCCTTCGCCACTGGTGTTCCTCCATATCTCTGCGCATTTCACCGCTACACATGGAATTCCACTTTCCTCTTCTGCACTCAAGTCTCCCAGTTTCCAATGACCCTCCACGGTTGAGCCGTGGGCTTTCACATCAGACTTAAGAAACCGCCTACGCGCGCTTTACGCCCAATAATTCCGGATAACGCTTGCCACCTACGTATTACCGCGGCTGCTGGCACGTAGTTAGCCGTGGCTTTCTGATTAGGTACCGTCAAGGTGCGCACAGTTACTTACGCACTTGTTCTTCCCTAATAACAGAGCTTTACGATCCGAAGACCTTCATCACTCACGCGGCGTTGCTCCGTCAGGCTTTCGCCCATTGCGGAAGATTCCCTACTGCTGCCTCCCGTAGGAGTCTGGACCGTGTCTCAGTTCCAGTGTGGCCGATCACCCTCTCAGGTCGGCTACGTATCGTTGCCTTGGTAAGCCGTTACCTTACCAACTAGCTAATACGGCGCGGGTCCATCTATAAGTGATAGCAAGGCCATCTTTCACTGTAGAACCATGCGGTTCTACATGTTATCCGGCATTAGCTTCGGTTTCCCGAAGTTATTCCAGTCTTATAGGTAGGTTACCCACGTGTTACTCACCCGTCCGCCGCTAACGTCAAAGGAGCAAGCTCCTTATCTGTTCGCTCGACTTGCATGTATTAGGCACGCCGCCAGCGTTCATCCTGAGCCAGGATCAAACTCTCCATAAAAAATTATGATGTTTGATTAGCTCATAAAATACTAATTGTGTGTTATCTCTAACACGTTTAAACCAACGATTGTATCGTTGTGTTTGGAATTAACGTTGACATATTGCAATTCAGTTTTCAATGTTCATTTGTTTAATCAACAAGAATTAATTTTACAGAAGTTTCAACTAAATGTCAATAACTTTTTAAAAGTTTTTTCAAGTTGTTATTTAATGTTCGTCGTTTTGTTTCGCTCGACAAGTAAATACTATACAGGCATTTCAAAGAATGTACAACGGTAAAATTTACACTAATCCTTTTAAATAGAGGTTCGAATGTTTTAATTTCCGAACTATAATTCGAAATATATAATTTAAGTTCGTTTAATAAGGCGTAACTACTCAATAATACTTCGTATAAACTGAGTATTCCCTTCATTTACAAACTTTACAATTTTTTAAAGTTTTTTATAAAAAATTAAAGCCACCGCTTAATAGCGATAGCTTTACATCTCAGTCCTACCCATAATAGCTTTCGATAACGTTACTTCATCTGCATATTCCAAATCCCCACCAACAGATAAGCCTTGCGCTAATCTAGTTACTGTTATTCCTATTGGTTTTACGAGACGTGAAATATACATTGCTGTAGATTCCCCTTCTAAGTTAGGGTTCATCGCTAATATTAATTCTTTTACACCTTCATCTTTCAAACGATTAATGAGAGAAGGAATATTAATGTCTTCTGGTCCAATTCCATCCATTGGAGATATAGAACCATGAAGCACGTGATATAAACCTTTAAATTCTCGCATTTTTTCCATAGCAATAACATCTTTATCATCTTCAACTACACAGATAATAGAACGATCTCTTTGTTTATCCTGACATATATAGCACGGGTCTTGCTCTGTAATATGTCCACATTCACTACAATAAGTTAATTCACGTTTAACATCTACTAACGCTTTCGCAAATTGAACGACATCGTCTTCTTTCATATCTAATACGTGAAATGCCAGACGTTGTGCCGTTTTCGGTCCAATGCCTGGCAATTTCATGAAACTGTCAATCAGTTTAGAAATAGGTTCTGGATATTGCATGTTATCACATTCCTGGAATGTTTAAGCCTTTAGTGTGCTTACCTAAGCGCTCTTGTGATAATTCATCAGCTTTGTTCATCGCTTCATTAGTAGCAGCAATCACTAAATCTTGTAACATTTCAATGTCGTCTGGGTCTACCGCTTCTTCTTTAATAACTACGTCTACTACTTCTTTGTGACCAGTCACTGTTACAGTAACCATACCGCCACCTGCAGTTCCTTCAACGCGTTCTTCTTTTAATTTCTCTTGCTCTTCGCCCATCTTCTTCTGCATTTTTTGCATTTGTTTCATCATTTGTTGCATATTTCCGCCACCACGCATAATGTAAATCCTCCTTAGTTATTCTTTGTATTATTAAAATTATGCTTTGCTAATATTATACATGCCTTTATATTTATTGTCATGTATCACTCTTCATCGATAACGTTAACTGTGTTTTCACCAAATAAGTCTTTCGCTTTTTGAACTACATCTACTTCTTCTGTTTCTGTAGCTTGTTGGTGCTCATCATTATTATCATTAGAAGTAGCACCATCATTAGACTTTCTATTTTGTAAGTATTCTGATCTTACTCTCATCCATTGATCTGATGGTACGCCAACAACTTTAACACTCTTATCTATAATATTACATACGACATTTTCTATGTTTTCGCGCTTTTCATCATTCTTATTAACGATTTCACAATGAATCTCTTCTTCAAATTTGATTAACACGTGCGTTTCACTAGCTGCCACGGGCTCTGAATTTTGTAATAAACTAACCAATGATTTCATGTCGTTATTTTTAGCATGATCTACAACTTCTTCCCAATGGTCTTTCAACAATTTAATATCTTCTTTATTCGCTTTGTCTAACACTTTAGTAATTTGTTGCATTGAGAAAATATTCTTAGACTTACTACCTCGATTACTTGGTTGCGGTTTGGCTGGTTGCGCCGTTTGCGTAGTTACTCCTTGTGTCTTCAAAGTCTTTAATTCGTTTTCTAATTGTTCCATACGTTGCAGCAAAACATCATTATTAGGCTCTGATGCTACACTTGTCGTAGCAACATTTTGAATCGTTTGTGGTTGTTCTTTCACCATTTCAGATAATTTAACTAACAAGACTTCGAAATGTACGTTTTGGTTCACGCTAAACCGAATCGACACGAGCGTATCATTTATTATATCTATCATTTGATACAACGTTTCTAATTCAAAATGCATTAATGCATCATATTCAGTACTGGCATCTGCAGTTTTGTTCATAATGGTATCTCTAACGAAATAAATCATATCATTAATGAGACGATTTACTTCTTTGCCGTCTGCTACAAATTGGTGATATGTGCTAAAAGCCGACTTCACATCACCATCTATAATTTGTGAGAACAATTTATTGAGCGCTTCGTCATCAACACTACCTGTTACATTCAAAGCATCTTGCAATGTTAAATGGTCATCTCCAAATGCAATAGCCTGATCCATAATACTTAACGCATCTCGCATGCCACCTTCTGAAGCTTTGGCTACAAAATCAAGTGCTGCATCATCATAATCTATTTGTTGTTCTTCTGCTACAAACTTCAATCTCTCTACAATTTGATCATGATTAATAGATTTAAAATCAAAACGTTGTGCTCTTGAGATAATAGTTGGAGGTATTTTATGTGGTTCTGTAGTCGCTAAAATAAAAATAGCGTGTGCTGGTGGTTCTTCTAAAGTCTTTAATAAGGCATTAAATGCGCCTGTAGTTAACATATGGACCTCATCAATAATATAGACCTTATATTTTGATTCGCTCGGTGCATATTTTACTTTGTCTCTTATATTTCTTATTTCATCGACACCATTGTTACTTGCAGCATCAATTTCTATAATGTCAGAATTAGTCCCTTGTGTAATGCCTTTACATATCGCACACTCATTACATGGCTCCCCATTATCACTATTCAAACAGTTAATTGCCTTCGCAAATACCTTAGCAATACTCGTTTTACCAGTTCCACGAGGTCCACTAAATATATATGCATGGGATTGTTTCCCTTTTGAAATTGCATTACGTAAAGTTTTAGTTACATGTTCTTGACCTACGACATCACTAAACGCTTGAGGTCTAAACATTCTATATAAAGCCTGGTAATTCACACTCGCACCTCCAATAACATTCATTACACATTATAGCATTGTCACTCAAATTATGACTATCAATTAAAAGCAGAAGGATAATTCACTTTTCCTGAAGGTCTATTTGTATCAGTGAAAAATTTAACCATAAAATAACCTTTAGGAACATCAAAAGGGGCAAAAATTTTATAATTACTAGCACGCTCATAACCTAACTCTTGGTAATACTCAGGATCACCTAACACTACAATTGTCTTATAACCATGATTTTCAGCACGTTCTTCTACTGCTTGTATCAACGCTTTGCCCAACCCTTGATTTCGATATTCTGATGCGACTGATACTGGAGCTAATGTTAAAGCAACATGTTGTTCCTGTTCATCTTCTATTGTTACTTCAGACAATAGCGCATGTCCTACTACATCACCCGCGTCATTTTTAGCCACAACTTCCAATTCATAATTATATGCCTCAGATTTTCTAATCTTGTTAACAAGTTGCTGCTCGTCGTGATTTGACACTTCGACATTTTTAAATGCTTCTTCAATTGCTTTTAAGCTCGTTTCATAATCGTTTTCAGTTAAGGTACTTAGATATATTTGCATAGATGTCCCTCCATCGTTTTCGTTATGTAAATATTACACTATTATCCGCAAATATTCTCGTCATAATATTTTTTCATCATAATATAAAAAAGAACGACTTATAGCAACTATAAGTCGTTCTCAATTTATGTAAGTTAATTATTTTAAAATTTAAAACCGTGCACCTTTGCATCGAGTGTAATTCACAAACGTTACCAAAGTCGACAGCTAAATCTCGGCTACCCTACGGCACATATGATAATCCACTTAATGCTGCTTCCGTCAGGACCTGACATGATTCATGGGTTCACATTGCATAAGACCGAAATCTTCAAACACTACGTGCTTTGGGCAGACTTCACAAAAATACACCCTCAGCAAAGGAGTTAAGCCTCGCATAAGCGGTTTTCGAGTACAGGGAACCGCTACCTCCCCACCTAGCACGGCAAAGTTTATAATACTATAATTTACAACTTCAATGCAAGACATATGACCGAACTTATTGATAATTGTTATTTTATAGCTCGTTTTAACGCTCAAAACACTATTTATAATTTTCTTCTGCGCGAAAAATCATTAAATCTAAATTCAGTAGCCAGATGTTTTGATATATTGTATTGAAACCGCTCTGTATTTTTTAAATGAACAATCCCTCTAACTGTAGCAGTATAAGGTGGTTCTATATTACCAAATTGCTCAAATTCTAATTCGCCAAAAGGTTCAAATGTAATCGTCTTATTAGAATAACTAATTTCAAGTTCCAATACATGCTCTATATAATGATAAATTGATGATTGTGCATCTTCTATAGTAATATCTGGCACCATATCTGCCACAAGGTAATCTTCATCGATAATCTTCACTTTACCATTTAACATTCTCAATCTAACTATATGCCATAAAACAGCATTGGTCGTTAGTCCTAGTTGTTCCTTAATGTACGGCTCTTCCTCTGCTTTAATCTGTCGGAATTTTATTACCTTCGTTTGATATTGTAATTGTAAATCATTTTTTACTTCACTAAAGCTCATTAAGTCAGCAAACGGAAACTCTGTAATATTTTGATAAATAACAACAGAGCCCTTACCTCTAATCTTCTGTATCATACCGTCGCTAACTAATAAGTTAAGTGCTTTTCTAACAGTTTCACGTGAAGCTTCATAATATTCGACTAAATCGTGTTCAGAAGGAATACGTTCACCGTAAGTTAGTTCTTCTGATAAAATTGCTTCTTTCAACGTTTCATATATAATAACAAATTTTTTCTTTCCCATGTTTTCAACTCTTCTACCTTTTATTGAGCAATTACTATCGCTCCAAAACCATCTATAGTGCCATTGTTACATTCACCATTTTGCAGTACGACTTTGCCTTCGATATTTAAATCTTTCGGTAATGCTATAGTCGATTTCGAAAAATTAGTAATGACCAGCCAAGTTTCATCATTATAATGACGTTTATAGATAAATAAATGTTCATCATCCATATATAATGGTTCTATACTACCATACGTCACTATATCGTGTTTGTGTCTTAATTCAATTAATTTTTTATATACATACAAAATTGAATTTTTATCAGCAATAGCTGCTTCAACATTTATAGTGTTGTAATTATTAGGCAATTCTATCCACGGCGTTCCAGTAGAGAACCCTGCATTGCGCTCATTAGTCCATTGTACTGGTGTTCTAGAATTATCTCGTGATTTTTGTCCTAATATCTCTATAATGTCCGCTTCATCATACCCTTTATTTTGCATGTTTTGATATGCGTTTAATGATTCTACGTCTCGATATTGCTCTATTGAAGTAAAATGTGGGTCAGTCATACCTATTTCTTCACCTTGGTAAATATATGGTGTACCTTGCAGCATATGCAATGCAATGGCTAACATTTTGCCACTTCGTATTCTTAAATCTTCTGTTGTATCATCGCCGAATCTTGAAACGACACGAGGTTGATCATGGTTACACCAAAATATAGCATTCCATCCTTTACCTTCATATATACCAAGCTGCCATTCCATTAATATTTCTTTTAACTTCACGAAATCTAACTTAGCATTAGACCATTTTTCTCCATCGACGTAATCTACTTTTAAGTGATGGAAGTTGAATACACTGCTTAATTCTTGTCGTTCAGGATTAGTATATTTAATACAATGGTCAATCGTAGTAGATGACATTTCACCCACTGTCATCATGTCTTTATCACCAAAAGTATGTCGATTCATTTCATGTAAATAATCATGTACACGAGGACCGTCTGTATAAAACTCTTTCCCTATTTTTTCAGAGTTTTTAAACTCACCTTTCGAAATGAGATTAATCACATCAAAGCGGAAACCATCCACGCCAAAATCAATCCAATAATTGATAATATCGTACAGTTCACTTCTTACTTGCGGATTGTCCCAATTCAGATCCGCTTGTGTTACATCAAATAAATGTAAATAATAAGTCTCTGTTTCAGGGTCAAATTTCCAAGCATTACCACCAAATTTAGACTCCCAGTTCGTAGGTGGCGCATCATTAGCAGAACGCCTGAAGAAGTAATAGTCTCTATAAGGGTTATCGACACTTGAATACGCTTGTTTAAACCATTCATGCTCCGTTGAAGTATGGTTAATTACTATGTCTAACATAATTTTCAAGTCGCGTTGATGCGCTTGTTCGATTAACGATTTTAAATCATCAATATTACCAAATCGGTCATTAATTTTATAATAATCGCTAATATCATAACCGTTATCGTTCATCGGGGATTCATACACCGGCGTTAACCATAAATAATCTACACCTAGAAATTGTAAATAATCCAGTTTTTCAATTATGCCGTTAATGTCGCCTTCTCCGTTCCCAGTTGTATCATTAAAAGACTTAGGATAAATTTGATAAACTACGGCCTTTTTCCAATCATTTTGCGCCATGAATAATTCCACCTTTACTCTTTTATGAAAAATAAACTCGCTAAATCAAAATAGCGAGTTTATTTTTGATCTACATTCTTTATTGCTCTTCTACCAATTCTTTTGTTTCTTCTTTACTAAATCTAGATAAGATGATTGTTAAAACAAACGGTACGACAATGGCTAATAATGTACAAACTAAATATACGCCCCAAAATTCTTTTTGAATCGAGATAAATGCTGGTACACCACCAACGCCAACTTTACCAAGTACACCACTGGCACCGATAATCGCTCCTAATACACAAGAAGTAAGAATGGACGCTAAGAATGGATATTTTAGAGGTAAATTGACACCAAACATTGCTGGTTCTGTTACTCCTAAGAAACCAGAAATACCTGAAGTGACAGCTAAACCTTGTTCTTTAACCATTTTACGTTTTTTATAGACATACCATGCACCAAAAGCAGCAGAACCTTGACAAATATTTGAGATTGCAACGATTGGCCATAAGTATGTGCCTTGTAAGTGACTGCCCATTAATTGGAAGTCTACAGCCAAGAACATGTGGTGTAGTCCTGTAATAACTAATGGTGCGTATAATAATCCGTAAATCGCACCGCCTAACCAACCAGCATGTTCAAAGACGAATGTCACACCATTTGTAATACCAGTACCAATCCATAAAGCCACTGGTCCAATGATGATAAATGCTAAAAAGCCTGTAATTAATAATGAGACAGGTCCTACAACGAGCATTTTAATAGAGTCTAACACACGTTTATTTAGGAATTTTTCAATTTGCGCTAACACATATGTTGCTAGTAATATTGGTAATACTTGTCCTTGATAGTTTAATTGTTTAATGTGTAAGCCGAAAATATTCCAAGTAGGGATATGCCCTTTAGCAATCTCAGATTGCGGTACTAATTGAGGATTCATAAGTATTAAACCTAATACCAAACCTAGAATTTGACTTCCACCGAATACACGCATACTACTCCAACCCACAAGTGCCGGTAAAAATGTAAATGCTGTATTCGCAATGACGTTAATAATATCCGAGAAATCTCCAAGTTGCGGGAATTGTTTAACCAATGGATCTGGGCCGAATAGATTTTCCATCGTTAATAAGTTATTTATACCTAAAAGCAACCCAGCAGTAACGATAGCTGGTAAAATCGGAATGAATATATCACCCAATAATTTGATTAGTCTTTGCAACGCATTTCCCTTTTGCGTCGCTGCTACTTTCGCATCATCTTTAGATGCTTCAGAAGAACCCGTTTCTTCGATAAATTGTTTATATACTTCATCGACTGTGCCAGGACCAATAACGATTTGATATTGGTTATCCGCCTTAAACTGACCTTTCACCAAATCGTTTTCACTTAATTTATCCTTATCTACCTTATCGTCATCTTTCAACACTATACGTAAACGCGTGACACAGTGCGTGGCTGTGTCGACATTCTCTTTTCCCCCAATTGCTGCAACTATATCCTGAACATCTTTTCTTTTTACAGCCAAGATAATCCACTCCCATCTTTATATCTTAATGAGATTATACATGTATAGACAAGTTATGTAAAGGCTTTCATTTAAACGTAACCTTCACTTACCAATTAGAAATTTATTGGGTCGTATGTGCCAAACACATTAAAAAAGGCAAGCATTCAAATTATTGAATACTTGCCTTTTGTATCTATTAGTCTTGGATTATTTATTAATGGCGGAGGAAGAGGGATTCGAACCCCCGCGGGCCGTTAAGCCCCTGTCGGTTTTCAAGACCGATCCCTTCAGCCGGACTTGGGTATTCCTCCAAACGAACACAATATTAATAATATTATAGCTCGTTTTAAAAGTCAATAAAAATACTTATTATTAAACAGGCGCTTTCGCTTTTAAGAAACTATCTACCGAATCGGCTACAGCTCTTCCTTCTTGTATTGCCCAAACAACTAGACTTTGGCCTCTTCGTGCATCACCTGCCGCAAATATTTTAGATTGATTAGTTTTAAAGTCTTTATTATCTGCAACAATTTTATTACGTTCAGTTTGGATATCAAATGCATGAGGCACTGTAGTTTCTGTACCTACGAAACCAATTGATAATAAAACTAAATCGGCTGGCCAATGACGTTCAGTACCATCTACGACGACCATACCTTCTTCAGTTTCCTGTAAAATTTGAGTATAAACACCTTTAACATTACCAATATGATCGACGTCATAACGCATTGTTTGCACACCGTAAGCTCTTGGTTCCATACCAAATTTAGCCTCATATTCTTTATGTGCATAATCCATTTTGAATACTGGCATTGCTAATGGCCAATGTTCATTCGTCTCAAATTCAATTGCTTCAGGTTGTTTTGTATACTTGTTGAATTGTACAATTGATTTACAATTCTCTCTTAATGCTGTCGCAACACAATCGGCACCTGTATCACCTGCACCAATAACGATGACGTTTTTACCTTCTGCAGTAATTGTTGTTTCATCGATTTCACCATTTAAATATTCCGCTTGCTCCGTTAAATAATCCATAGCGAAGTGGATACCTTGACCCATACGGCCTTCTAAAGGTAAATCACGTGCGTTTTGTGAACCTGTACATAAAATAATCGCATCATAAGATTCTTCTAATGCTTCTTTTGAAATATCAACACCAATTTCAATGCCCGTTTGAAATTCGATGCCTGACTCTTCCATAACTCTGATTCTTCTACGTACAACTTCTTTATCTAGTTTCATATTAGGAATACCGTACATAAGTAGTCCGCCCGCTTCTTGCGCACGTTCATATACCGTCACGTTATAGCCTAATTTATTCAATTCATCAGCCGCAGTTAGCCCAGCTGGACCACTACCGACTATTGCCACTTTTTCATCCTTACGAACTTCAGGCACAGTCGGTTGCACCCAACCATTCTCATAAGCTTCATCAATAATTGTTCGTTCAATGCCTTTAATGGCCACTGATTCACGATTGATTTTCATTACACATGATTGTTCACATGGTGCTGGACAAACATATCCTGTAAATTCCGGGAAATTATTTGTTTCCATCAAACGTTCATATGCAGCTTTAAAATCTTTTCTATATACTAAATCATTCCATTCAGGAATATAGTTGCCAATAGGGCAACCAATCGTTTCACGTCCAAATGGTTCACCCGTTTGACAGAATGGTGTACCACAATCCATACAACGTGCACCTTGTATAGATGCTTCTTCACGTGTGAAGCGCTGCTGGAATGCAGAGTGATTTTTCAAACGATCAACTAACGATAATTCATCGAGTTGTTGTTTATCATAATTCATAAATCCTTTAAATTCACCCATGCAAATCCCCCCTTAATGATTAATATACAGCTGTCAATTGTTGATTTGGCTCTAAATGAGTGCGTTTATCGTTAAATGCATTAAGTAACGCTTCATCTAATTGAGGTGTTTCACGTTTTTGAATATCGATTTTTTGCATCATTAATTTGAAATCTTTCGGAATGACTTTGACCACTTTATCAGCTATATTGTCAAAATCATTAAGTACCTCAATTGCTTTTTTACTATTTGTATATTTAACGTGTTCTTCTAACATTGCTTTAATTACGTTACGTTCTTCTTCAACTGTTACAAAATCAAAATCTAAAGTATCTAACTTATTCACTTCTTTAAATCGTTCTACATCTGATGGGAAAATATAACTTACACCACCACTCATACCTTGTCCGAAGTTTTTACCAACGTCACCAAGTATGAGTACACGTCCACCAGTCATATATTCTAGACCGTGGTCACCAATGCCTTCGACGACAGCTTGGACGCCACTGTTACGTATACAGAATCTTTCACCTGCGCGTCCGTTAATAAACGCTTTACCTTGAGAAGCACCATAGAAACAAACGTTACCGACAATGATTTCATCTTCACGTGTTTCATTTGGAGCATTAATAATAATTTTACCTCCGGATAGACCTTTACCAACGTAGTCATTTGCATCGCCAGTATGATGAATAGTTAATCCACTAGGCGTGTATGCAGCTATACTCTGACCTGCATGACCTTCTGTATAGGCGAAAATCGTATCTTCAGGTAAGCCTTCTGGGCCGTGAGCACGTGTGATAGCACTACCTGTAATTACACCTACATCACGTTGTTCATTATTAATAGTATATTCACCTTTAAAAGATTTACCTTGTTCTAGTGCTTCTTGAGCATCTGGATATAAAT
This region includes:
- the recR gene encoding recombination mediator RecR — its product is MQYPEPISKLIDSFMKLPGIGPKTAQRLAFHVLDMKEDDVVQFAKALVDVKRELTYCSECGHITEQDPCYICQDKQRDRSIICVVEDDKDVIAMEKMREFKGLYHVLHGSISPMDGIGPEDINIPSLINRLKDEGVKELILAMNPNLEGESTAMYISRLVKPIGITVTRLAQGLSVGGDLEYADEVTLSKAIMGRTEM
- a CDS encoding YbaB/EbfC family nucleoid-associated protein, with translation MRGGGNMQQMMKQMQKMQKKMGEEQEKLKEERVEGTAGGGMVTVTVTGHKEVVDVVIKEEAVDPDDIEMLQDLVIAATNEAMNKADELSQERLGKHTKGLNIPGM
- the dnaX gene encoding DNA polymerase III subunit gamma/tau; translation: MNYQALYRMFRPQAFSDVVGQEHVTKTLRNAISKGKQSHAYIFSGPRGTGKTSIAKVFAKAINCLNSDNGEPCNECAICKGITQGTNSDIIEIDAASNNGVDEIRNIRDKVKYAPSESKYKVYIIDEVHMLTTGAFNALLKTLEEPPAHAIFILATTEPHKIPPTIISRAQRFDFKSINHDQIVERLKFVAEEQQIDYDDAALDFVAKASEGGMRDALSIMDQAIAFGDDHLTLQDALNVTGSVDDEALNKLFSQIIDGDVKSAFSTYHQFVADGKEVNRLINDMIYFVRDTIMNKTADASTEYDALMHFELETLYQMIDIINDTLVSIRFSVNQNVHFEVLLVKLSEMVKEQPQTIQNVATTSVASEPNNDVLLQRMEQLENELKTLKTQGVTTQTAQPAKPQPSNRGSKSKNIFSMQQITKVLDKANKEDIKLLKDHWEEVVDHAKNNDMKSLVSLLQNSEPVAASETHVLIKFEEEIHCEIVNKNDEKRENIENVVCNIIDKSVKVVGVPSDQWMRVRSEYLQNRKSNDGATSNDNNDEHQQATETEEVDVVQKAKDLFGENTVNVIDEE
- a CDS encoding GNAT family N-acetyltransferase; translation: MQIYLSTLTENDYETSLKAIEEAFKNVEVSNHDEQQLVNKIRKSEAYNYELEVVAKNDAGDVVGHALLSEVTIEDEQEQHVALTLAPVSVASEYRNQGLGKALIQAVEERAENHGYKTIVVLGDPEYYQELGYERASNYKIFAPFDVPKGYFMVKFFTDTNRPSGKVNYPSAFN
- the treR gene encoding trehalose operon repressor; translation: MGKKKFVIIYETLKEAILSEELTYGERIPSEHDLVEYYEASRETVRKALNLLVSDGMIQKIRGKGSVVIYQNITEFPFADLMSFSEVKNDLQLQYQTKVIKFRQIKAEEEPYIKEQLGLTTNAVLWHIVRLRMLNGKVKIIDEDYLVADMVPDITIEDAQSSIYHYIEHVLELEISYSNKTITFEPFGELEFEQFGNIEPPYTATVRGIVHLKNTERFQYNISKHLATEFRFNDFSRRRKL
- the treC gene encoding alpha,alpha-phosphotrehalase — translated: MAQNDWKKAVVYQIYPKSFNDTTGNGEGDINGIIEKLDYLQFLGVDYLWLTPVYESPMNDNGYDISDYYKINDRFGNIDDLKSLIEQAHQRDLKIMLDIVINHTSTEHEWFKQAYSSVDNPYRDYYFFRRSANDAPPTNWESKFGGNAWKFDPETETYYLHLFDVTQADLNWDNPQVRSELYDIINYWIDFGVDGFRFDVINLISKGEFKNSEKIGKEFYTDGPRVHDYLHEMNRHTFGDKDMMTVGEMSSTTIDHCIKYTNPERQELSSVFNFHHLKVDYVDGEKWSNAKLDFVKLKEILMEWQLGIYEGKGWNAIFWCNHDQPRVVSRFGDDTTEDLRIRSGKMLAIALHMLQGTPYIYQGEEIGMTDPHFTSIEQYRDVESLNAYQNMQNKGYDEADIIEILGQKSRDNSRTPVQWTNERNAGFSTGTPWIELPNNYNTINVEAAIADKNSILYVYKKLIELRHKHDIVTYGSIEPLYMDDEHLFIYKRHYNDETWLVITNFSKSTIALPKDLNIEGKVVLQNGECNNGTIDGFGAIVIAQ
- the treP gene encoding PTS system trehalose-specific EIIBC component → MAVKRKDVQDIVAAIGGKENVDTATHCVTRLRIVLKDDDKVDKDKLSENDLVKGQFKADNQYQIVIGPGTVDEVYKQFIEETGSSEASKDDAKVAATQKGNALQRLIKLLGDIFIPILPAIVTAGLLLGINNLLTMENLFGPDPLVKQFPQLGDFSDIINVIANTAFTFLPALVGWSSMRVFGGSQILGLVLGLILMNPQLVPQSEIAKGHIPTWNIFGLHIKQLNYQGQVLPILLATYVLAQIEKFLNKRVLDSIKMLVVGPVSLLITGFLAFIIIGPVALWIGTGITNGVTFVFEHAGWLGGAIYGLLYAPLVITGLHHMFLAVDFQLMGSHLQGTYLWPIVAISNICQGSAAFGAWYVYKKRKMVKEQGLAVTSGISGFLGVTEPAMFGVNLPLKYPFLASILTSCVLGAIIGASGVLGKVGVGGVPAFISIQKEFWGVYLVCTLLAIVVPFVLTIILSRFSKEETKELVEEQ
- a CDS encoding glutamate synthase subunit beta, which encodes MGEFKGFMNYDKQQLDELSLVDRLKNHSAFQQRFTREEASIQGARCMDCGTPFCQTGEPFGRETIGCPIGNYIPEWNDLVYRKDFKAAYERLMETNNFPEFTGYVCPAPCEQSCVMKINRESVAIKGIERTIIDEAYENGWVQPTVPEVRKDEKVAIVGSGPAGLTAADELNKLGYNVTVYERAQEAGGLLMYGIPNMKLDKEVVRRRIRVMEESGIEFQTGIEIGVDISKEALEESYDAIILCTGSQNARDLPLEGRMGQGIHFAMDYLTEQAEYLNGEIDETTITAEGKNVIVIGAGDTGADCVATALRENCKSIVQFNKYTKQPEAIEFETNEHWPLAMPVFKMDYAHKEYEAKFGMEPRAYGVQTMRYDVDHIGNVKGVYTQILQETEEGMVVVDGTERHWPADLVLLSIGFVGTETTVPHAFDIQTERNKIVADNKDFKTNQSKIFAAGDARRGQSLVVWAIQEGRAVADSVDSFLKAKAPV